The Sphingobacteriales bacterium nucleotide sequence TTTAATTTTTTTATACCAAGAGCAATAACAGTATTTTTCTGTTTTTTAGGTCTATCTATGGTACTTTTTACTTGGGTTATTTTAACTTTTGACATAATTTTAACCAT carries:
- the rpmD gene encoding 50S ribosomal protein L30, giving the protein MSKVKITQVKSTIDRPKKQKNTVIALGIKKLNHSVEKELTPQVEGMIKSVQHLLKIENVQ